TTTATAAGTCTCCTCTTTGTGCTGTTATTCACCCACTTTTAGGGAATGTGAGCTCTGCATGGATAAACTGTGCAAAAACAAGGTAGTTTTACCCTGTTGTGACAAAAATATGTATAATGGACATGGTGCCAATatagattaattaaaaaaaatgtataaatatacacATCGGTAACCAAATTAGTAATAGTCCTACCTCAGGAGAGCTGTCAGCACTTCCAAAAGCATCAGTAAAGTCTGATGGGCTTTTCCTCAGAGTCTGCTCAGCAGGCAGCGTGTTGTCATTGTAAGAACTGACAAACTTAAAGTCACTGGTTCTAGATCCTGTTGTCAGGTAGGCGTCATAATTGTAAGTGCTGCGTAAAGTTCCTGTGCCGTCAACATCTGCGTAATTAGGAGGCAGATAAGCTCCAGGGATGGTAACTGCTCCATCAAACAACAGTCTGGGCTTTCTCCTGCGACAAAACCTCACAcccaggatgatgatgatgaaggtcagGAAGAAGGTGGACACGGACACCAGCGCAATGATCAGATAAGAGGTCAGCTTGGAGTTTTTCTCATCATAAGAAATGTCCTTCAGCTCTGGCACCTCAGCCAAGTTATCAGAAATCAGTAAATACATGGAGCAGGTGGCAGACAGAGATGGCTGTCCGTTGTCTTTCACTGACACAATGAGCGTCTGTTTCATGCTGTCAGTCTCACTAATGTCCCGCTGTGTCCTGATCTCTCCACTGTGGACACCAATAGTGAACAGTCCCGGATCAGTGGACTTGACTATCTGATAGGACAGCCAGGCGTTCTGTCCAGAGTCTGCGTCCACCGCGATCACTTTGGACACCAGAGAGCCTCCATGTGCAGCTTTGGGGACCAGCTCGGTCATGAAGGAGTTGCCCTCCGGGGCGGGGTACAGTATCTGAGGAGGGTTGTCATTCACATCTGATATGAACACACTGACGCTCACGTTGCTGCTCAGTGGAGGAGAACCGTTGTCTCTGGCCATCAGCTGGACTTTAAAGCTCCTCAGCTGTTCATAATCAAAGGACCTGACAGCGTGGATCACCCCCGTGTCTCCGTTAACAGACACATAGGAGGACACCGGGGCACCGTTCACCTCAGCAGCTAACAGAGAATAAATCACTGTACCGTTTTGTCTCCAGTCAGGGTCTCGAGCAGTGACGGAGCATAAAGTGGAGCCAGCTTTGTTATTCTCACTCACATATGCGCTGTACGACTCCTCCTCAAACACAGGTGGGTTGTCGTTGATGTCAGCTACAGATAAGTGCAGACTTTTAGAGGAGGACAGAGGTGGAGAGCCCTCATCAGTGGCAGTGATTGTAATGTTGTAATCAGACACTACTTCACGGTCCAGCTGTCCTGTGCTCACCACAGAATAATAGTTTTTAATAGAGGGGACCAATTTAAAAGGGACACCCTGCTGGAGGGAGCAGCGGACCTGTCGGTTCTTCTCAGAGTCTCTGTCCTGCACGTTGATGATGCCCACCTCTGTACCAGGTGACACGTTCTCAGGAATGGGATTGGTCAGAGATTTTACATGGATCACTGGAGCGTTATCATTTACATCAGTGATGTCAATTATTAAAGTTGCATATGAAGACAATCCTAGACCATCTTTAGCACTGATCTGCATTTCATATGAAGATTCCTTTTCATAATCAATCGCTGCAGCTACTTGAACTTCTCCAGTTTTCAAGTTTAAAGTGAAAACTTGGTTTTCATCTGCATCATGATTAAATTCATATTTAACTTCACCATTAATTCCTTCATCTGCATCAGTAGCACTCACTGTGATCACCAGTGTATCTAAAGGAGAGTTTTCAGGCAGACTGGCTTTATAGACAGACTGACTGAACACTGGTTTATTATCATTAGCATCCAGCACAGTGACGTGTATGACTACAGTACCTGATCTCTGAGGAGAGCCGCCATCTAATGCGGTAAGCAAGAGCATCATCTCTTTTTTATCCTCTCTGTCTAATTCTTTGTCTAAAACTAACTCACAGTATTTCTGTCTTCCTGTTTttgaatttacatttaatttaaaatgatcattttgcTGTAATGAATAGCTCTGAACAGCATTTTCTCCGATGTCTCCGTCGTGCGCTTCATCCAATGGAAACCGTTCTCCTTTGTCTGCTGATTCACTGAtttcaaatgtaattgtttCTGCTTTAAATTTGGGTGAATTATCATTAATATCCTGAACGCGGATATTTATTCGATGCAGCTCTAAAGGATTTTCCAGCACGAGCTCCTGTTTAACGACACACGACGCCTTCTTGGCACAAAGCCCCtctctgtccatcctttctTGTACCAGCAGGTCTCCTGTATTCAGGTTTAAACCGCAGTATTTCACACCGTTATCCTCCGTGTCGATACGAGCCTTACGAGCAGACAGTCTGTCCAAATCCAGTCCCAGATCTTTAGCGATATTTCCGATCACAGATCCACGTTTCATCTCCTCCGGGATGGAGTAGCTCACGTCTCCGTTTGTGAGGCGCACggccaggaaaacaaaagcgaggCCGCACTGCACCGTCACAGGGAACAGCCTCATGTTTGGAACACGTTCAGCTCACACAGATGTGTAAAATTCAGAAAAGGAAGTAAAATACGAAGGAATATTGACTCCAAAATGCAGCGTGATGTGAGTCTCTTTGTTAAATCCACAGAGCAGCAGAGCACTGTGTGTGCAGTCAGACTGAAGGGTGGAGAGCGGACACGTCTGTTTATTCTGTGGAGCCATGGTGACACCACCTGTACGTTTGGAGATATAACAACTCTAATAATTTAAAAGGTATCATTTAAAGCAGAGACGTGTTTAGCGGAAATAATCACGcatgtgtttaaaaaataaataataaaattaaatatatatatgtgaaatttatatatatatatatatatatatatatatatataaattatacacttatttctTCACACtggtttaaaaatattttaattgtaattgatgagTGAAGGAGGAATCGTAggagtaattttaaaataacactaaaaaattATTTGTACGTAAATTTTGCATTGCAATATTAGTTTTGCAGCAACAATTGTGAAATGGTTGATGTATTATTTGTAATTATAGTGAAATAATAGCCTATATGTCTCTCTGTTGAAATTTTAGTTGACTGCAGTTATGTGTAATAATTAGTGTTGGGAaagttactttcaaaatgtaacacattacatattagtagttactgtaatttaaaagtaattggttacattacaatattacaGTCTCTGAATTGTAACGCTTTACACAACTTTTGAATTactttcaccaaaaaaaaacgcAGAAGAATGACTAGCCAttctaaaatgctaaaatatagtttattgcaGCCAATTATTTATCCAGTGGAGGGTAATGTGGTATAGCATAATGACTGTGTAGGCAACAACAACttaataaatcagaatcagaatcaactttattgaccaagagtgtatgaatacacacgaggtaTTTGTTTTGCACAGTGAAGGCTCATGGCGCAATAAGTAACAATGACCGTCAAAATCACCAAAGCAGACAAAGTTAAAGTCTGGTAAGTCATGATAAAGATCGTGTAAATTTTTAAAGTCTAGGCCTATTCATATGAAACATATAGAGCTAGAAACAACTATAATGTAACCTATAGCTTTATGACATGACAAGACACACAAtctctttcttttgtttctattctttttttcctcttttttaatgtgctgtttttactgctgctaacaTTATGACCAATAAAATTGAAGCACTATTTTATATGAGCACCGAATACAaaccagtcacaagataacatgatcaccagtcaATGCTTAACACTGTTTTCTATGAGCACCCAATACAAACCAGTCACGAGGCACCCAATACAAACCAGTCACCAGATAGCATGACCAACAATCAAAGTGTAACACTATTTTCCATGAGCGCCCAATACAAACCAGTCATGAGGTGCCCAATACAAACCAGTCACGAGATAACATGACCACCAGTCAATGTTTAACACAATTTTCTATGAGCACCCAATACAAAGCAGTCAAACCAGTCACAAGATTTCATGACTACGAGTCAAATTGATGATGGCGGCGGCGACTCGGGTCAGCTCTGCTATTGTTTTGAGCGGCAAGCTATCGGCATTCTACTGTGAATGTCTCTACAAAAACCACTTCTAAACCAAAAACTTCAACACCGCAGATTAAAGAGCAGGAATCTGGTCTGTATGAGTCTCAGTCTCAGCCATACCTGGTTCAAGTAGTACAGCAGACAGAGAGAAACTTCATTTCTGCTGCACTTTGTATGACTCTTTCCCGCAATTTTGTCGTCTGCTCTCTTTCTCTTATTCATCGCGCCTGAATCTCTATCTGTCAACTTGGTGTTAGCTTGGCACCGCTCGTGTTTCTTCAAGTTACTGGTGCTATTTTTCACATCTCAGGTGAAAATGTGTTGTAAAGCGCGTTATGGAGATTTGTAATGGGTATAAAATTATCTACATTTTACAAGTAATAcgttacattactgtgttacagcaaaaagtaatacattgctgtaattgcattacttttgtaacgcgttactcccaacactggtaATAGTTCACATTATCAGATCGTTACACCATTTCACTCTCATATAGGCTACCATATTTCAGGGTGTTGGTGTGTGATTGACTGAAGAAACTCTATCAGGTGTAACTTTGGTCGccagaaatgtatgtttttctgcttttgtgGCTCAATCTTTTTTCGGGACATGTTGTCCTTCTAAAGATTTGGTTGGGATGTGGAGGAGACCTCCTCCTCGGTGCATATCTGTGCCCTGACAGTTCAACTTGGCACATGATTCTGTATGACAGCAACAAGAAGTGAGACTAGTGCGATGGATTGATGTGTtagtaaaataagtaaaatatagATCACAATATCTGCTGTGTGAGACATACCCTGCCATGCATGTGCAGTTATATAGCATGTAGCCTAATTCCCTGAGCGTGTACACTTAGGCATCATAAGGGTTTGTCTTTATTCCCTGTCTCTGGTTGAGCAGGACACCTGCCCTCAAAGCTCAAAACCCTGAACTTGTGTTGTAAAAGTGTCAGTATTGtatgactacaaatatacacgtCTTAAGATTTATATGCTTTCTGATTTGTGATGcatgaaagaaaaagagaggttttttattcatgaaatgaaattgtaatgCAACAGAGATATACTTTTAAACATTATGGCATCATTGAGATCATTTCACTTTGAAGCAGGCTTTTGTTTTTGGTGCGTGCATGTAATTTGTAACAAGAAACCGTCTATAATTTAGTATGTTTCCAAGCAGCCATATTTTAACAATAATTGTTCTACACTGCAACCATAAATTTTTCAACTGTCCCATGGTCAGAATGTTCcaaaaaaactaatgtaaacAAGCCTTaatctacaaaaaaaacatcaaatttgTTATGCTTGgttatacaacaaaaaaagacatgcCATAATAATGTCAGCTGTACCGACAATGACTTGAGTGTCAGAAAAATAGTCTGAGTCTGCAATAGAAATAAGCAGAAACCTAGAGCCATGAGTAACCTTTTCAATAAGTATTTACCTGT
The genomic region above belongs to Gouania willdenowi chromosome 10, fGouWil2.1, whole genome shotgun sequence and contains:
- the LOC114471491 gene encoding protocadherin beta-16-like, with the protein product MRLFPVTVQCGLAFVFLAVRLTNGDVSYSIPEEMKRGSVIGNIAKDLGLDLDRLSARKARIDTEDNGVKYCGLNLNTGDLLVQERMDREGLCAKKASCVVKQELVLENPLELHRINIRVQDINDNSPKFKAETITFEISESADKGERFPLDEAHDGDIGENAVQSYSLQQNDHFKLNVNSKTGRQKYCELVLDKELDREDKKEMMLLLTALDGGSPQRSGTVVIHVTVLDANDNKPVFSQSVYKASLPENSPLDTLVITVSATDADEGINGEVKYEFNHDADENQVFTLNLKTGEVQVAAAIDYEKESSYEMQISAKDGLGLSSYATLIIDITDVNDNAPVIHVKSLTNPIPENVSPGTEVGIINVQDRDSEKNRQVRCSLQQGVPFKLVPSIKNYYSVVSTGQLDREVVSDYNITITATDEGSPPLSSSKSLHLSVADINDNPPVFEEESYSAYVSENNKAGSTLCSVTARDPDWRQNGTVIYSLLAAEVNGAPVSSYVSVNGDTGVIHAVRSFDYEQLRSFKVQLMARDNGSPPLSSNVSVSVFISDVNDNPPQILYPAPEGNSFMTELVPKAAHGGSLVSKVIAVDADSGQNAWLSYQIVKSTDPGLFTIGVHSGEIRTQRDISETDSMKQTLIVSVKDNGQPSLSATCSMYLLISDNLAEVPELKDISYDEKNSKLTSYLIIALVSVSTFFLTFIIIILGVRFCRRRKPRLLFDGAVTIPGAYLPPNYADVDGTGTLRSTYNYDAYLTTGSRTSDFKFVSSYNDNTLPAEQTLRKSPSDFTDAFGSADSSPEVGLLLIWLPMW